The proteins below come from a single Triticum aestivum cultivar Chinese Spring chromosome 5D, IWGSC CS RefSeq v2.1, whole genome shotgun sequence genomic window:
- the LOC123124262 gene encoding uncharacterized protein, with product MAMGRERRIKLLMAVVLLLTLAKGSSCNKTCTVADLEIRHIRVDSYKQDGGRTHEQEQQQMNSGDGGGGRKLKQLPMVMAVWVYNHCPCMVDNGVIYAPDGFSTIYANGTDERIFSKVTEHLYLIHHAGPLLPAASCPRFPPSPPENTSAAATGPVDGKAQTEDFSCPSTSFFYTWYDEIELKPAFLVPHC from the exons ATGGCTATGGGGCGGGAGAGGCGCATCAAGCTTCTCATGGCAGTTGTCCTGCTCCTCACCTTGGCGAAAG GGAGCAGCTGCAACAAGACATGCACCGTGGCGGACCTGGAGATACGGCATATCCGGGTCGACAGCTACAAGCAGGACGGCGGCCGCACGCACGAGCAAGAGCAGCAGCAGAtgaactccggcgacggcggcggcgggcgcaagCTGAAGCAGCTGCCGATGGTCATGGCGGTGTGGGTGTACAACCACTGCCCGTGCATGGTGGACAACGGGGTGATCTACGCGCCCGACGGCTTCTCCACCATCTACGCCAACGGGACCGACGAGAGGATCTTCTCCAAGGTGACGGAGCACCTCTACCTCATCCACCACGCCGGCCCGCTCCTGCCGGCGGCGAGCTGCCCGCGTTTCCCCCCCTCGCCGCCCGAGAACACatctgccgccgccaccggcccggtcgATGGGAAGGCGCAAACTGAAGATTTTAGCTGCCCGTCGACCTCTTTCTTCTATACCTGGTACGATGAGATCGAGCTCAAGCCTGCCTTCCTCGTGCCTCACTGCTAG